From a region of the Helianthus annuus cultivar XRQ/B chromosome 5, HanXRQr2.0-SUNRISE, whole genome shotgun sequence genome:
- the LOC110940575 gene encoding 60S ribosomal protein L39-3 → MPSHKTFMIKKKLAKKMRQNRPIPHWIRMRTDNTIRYNAKRRHWRRTKLGF, encoded by the exons ATG CCGTCACACAAGACATTTATGATTAAGAAGAAGCTAGCGAAGAAGATGAGGCAGAACAGGCCTATTCCTCACTGGATTCGCATGAGGACCGACAACACCATAAG gtACAATGCTAAGCGCAGGCATTGGCGCAGAACCAAGCTTGGATTCTAA